A genomic stretch from Actinomycetota bacterium includes:
- the rplR gene encoding 50S ribosomal protein L18, with product MKTSSAQRRKRHTRIRKKISGTAERPRLAVFRSNKHIYVQLIDDLNGKTLASASTKDASLGAANTVEGAAKIGATVAERAVAAGVSSVVFDRGGFKFHGKVKALADGAREKGLQF from the coding sequence GTGAAAACTTCTAGCGCACAACGTCGTAAGAGGCACACCAGGATCCGGAAGAAGATTTCGGGTACCGCCGAACGTCCGAGATTGGCCGTCTTCCGGAGCAACAAACACATTTACGTGCAGCTTATCGACGACCTGAACGGCAAGACGCTGGCTTCCGCATCGACCAAGGATGCCTCCCTCGGCGCCGCCAACACGGTGGAGGGTGCAGCCAAGATCGGCGCAACGGTAGCCGAGCGGGCGGTGGCAGCCGGAGTCAGCTCGGTTGTCTTCGACCGCGGCGGATTCAAGTTCCATGGGAAGGTCAAGGCGCTGGCGGACGGCGCCAGAGAGAAAGGACTGCAATTCTGA
- the rpsE gene encoding 30S ribosomal protein S5: MPGPNAPGGAARPGGPGGARGRGPGGPGGPGGRGPGGPGGNRGPGGPGGAGRGPGGPGGPGRPGGRRDSGPRQDDRNSGFIERIVGRPRRVAKVVKGGRRFSFSALVVVGDGNGRVGTGKGKAREVPASIQKASELARRTMFSVPMVGGTIPHMVIGESSGARVLLKPASPGTGVIAGGPVRAVVEAAGIKDILSKSLGSANKINIVNATMDGLRKLERPEDVAIRRGKTIDQVSPRYLYEVPAPTPTGTHSTGPVQ, from the coding sequence ATGCCAGGACCAAACGCACCAGGTGGAGCAGCTCGTCCGGGTGGACCCGGCGGCGCCCGCGGTAGAGGTCCCGGCGGACCCGGCGGTCCCGGTGGGCGCGGCCCAGGCGGGCCCGGCGGCAACCGAGGTCCGGGAGGGCCCGGCGGCGCAGGGCGTGGCCCCGGAGGCCCCGGCGGACCCGGCAGGCCCGGCGGACGCCGTGACTCAGGCCCCCGTCAGGACGACCGCAACAGCGGGTTCATCGAGCGCATCGTGGGACGCCCGCGACGGGTGGCCAAGGTCGTCAAGGGAGGCCGCAGGTTCTCATTCAGCGCCCTGGTGGTTGTCGGCGACGGCAACGGCCGAGTGGGCACCGGCAAGGGCAAGGCCCGTGAGGTTCCCGCATCGATCCAGAAGGCTTCCGAGCTGGCTCGCCGCACGATGTTCAGCGTCCCCATGGTCGGCGGAACCATCCCGCACATGGTGATCGGTGAGTCGTCGGGCGCCCGTGTCCTCCTCAAGCCCGCATCCCCCGGTACCGGCGTCATCGCCGGAGGCCCGGTGCGTGCAGTCGTCGAGGCGGCCGGCATCAAGGACATCCTGTCGAAGTCGCTGGGATCGGCCAACAAGATCAACATCGTCAACGCCACCATGGACGGCCTGCGCAAGCTGGAGCGCCCGGAGGACGTTGCAATCCGGCGCGGCAAGACCATCGACCAGGTTTCGCCCCGCTAC
- the rpsQ gene encoding 30S ribosomal protein S17 — MAEERPQRKTRTGFVVSTKMDKTVVVNTIQTVRHPLYSKIYKRNVKLYAHDETNDANVGDKVLISETRPLSKLKRWRIVEVVERAK; from the coding sequence ATGGCTGAAGAACGGCCGCAACGTAAAACTAGAACCGGCTTCGTCGTGAGCACGAAGATGGACAAGACGGTAGTGGTGAACACCATTCAGACGGTGCGTCACCCGCTGTACTCGAAAATCTACAAGCGCAACGTCAAGCTGTACGCCCACGACGAGACCAACGACGCCAATGTCGGCGACAAGGTCCTGATCTCCGAGACCCGGCCGCTGTCCAAGCTGAAGCGCTGGAGAATCGTTGAAGTTGTGGAGCGCGCCAAGTGA
- the rplF gene encoding 50S ribosomal protein L6 — MSRIGKEPITVPAGVDVTLEPQFVRVKGPKGTLERVLPKDIVVSQEGNTITVTRPTESGEHRSLHGLTRTLIANLVQGVTEEFTKNLEIHGVGYRCALKGDTLELSLGYSHPVVVPTPPGITFEVPTPTRITVRGADKELVGQIAANIRAKRKPDPYKQKGVRYAGEVIRKKAGKTSK, encoded by the coding sequence ATGAGCAGAATCGGAAAAGAGCCGATCACGGTTCCCGCCGGGGTGGACGTCACCCTGGAGCCCCAGTTTGTCCGCGTGAAGGGCCCCAAGGGCACGCTCGAGCGCGTCCTTCCCAAGGACATCGTGGTTTCCCAGGAAGGCAACACCATCACGGTTACGCGTCCGACGGAGTCCGGCGAGCACCGCTCGCTGCACGGGCTGACCCGGACGCTGATTGCGAACCTGGTGCAGGGCGTGACCGAGGAGTTCACCAAGAACCTCGAGATCCACGGCGTCGGTTACCGGTGTGCGCTGAAGGGCGACACGCTGGAGCTCTCGCTGGGGTACTCGCACCCGGTGGTCGTCCCGACGCCACCCGGAATCACATTTGAGGTCCCCACCCCAACCCGGATCACGGTCCGGGGAGCGGACAAGGAGCTGGTGGGCCAGATCGCAGCAAACATCCGGGCCAAGCGCAAGCCGGACCCCTACAAGCAGAAGGGTGTCCGCTACGCCGGTGAGGTCATTCGGAAGAAGGCAGGGAAGACGTCCAAGTGA
- the rplN gene encoding 50S ribosomal protein L14, with the protein MIQAETRCKVADNTGAREVLIIKVLGGSRRRYASVGDIVVATVKDALPNQQVKRGDVVKCVVVRTAKEKRRPDGSYIKFDQNAVVIINEQKNPRGTRVFGPVARELRDRKFMKIISLAPEVL; encoded by the coding sequence GTGATTCAGGCCGAGACCCGATGCAAAGTCGCCGACAACACCGGCGCACGTGAGGTCCTGATCATCAAGGTCCTCGGTGGATCCCGCAGGCGCTACGCGTCGGTGGGCGACATCGTGGTCGCCACAGTGAAGGACGCCCTGCCCAACCAGCAGGTCAAGCGTGGAGACGTAGTCAAGTGTGTTGTCGTTCGCACCGCCAAGGAGAAGCGGCGGCCGGACGGCAGCTACATCAAGTTCGACCAGAACGCAGTGGTGATCATCAACGAGCAGAAGAACCCTCGCGGCACCCGAGTCTTCGGACCCGTGGCACGTGAGCTGAGGGATCGCAAGTTCATGAAGATCATTTCGCTCGCGCCGGAGGTGCTCTAA
- the rplE gene encoding 50S ribosomal protein L5: protein MADKNGYTPRLKVQYDTEIRQALAEKMGVNIMAVPRLEKIVVNMGVGDVLREPKAMDGAVADLMVITGQKPLIIKSRKAISNFKLREGINIGAKVTLRGAKAWEFLDRLISLAIPRIRDFRGLPTKGFDGRGNYTFGVVDQTIFPEIDFDKIMKIRGMDISIVTTATDNESGRALLDAFGFPFRKVQG from the coding sequence ATGGCTGACAAGAACGGTTACACCCCCCGCCTGAAGGTGCAGTACGACACCGAGATCAGGCAGGCTCTGGCCGAGAAGATGGGCGTGAACATCATGGCCGTCCCGCGCCTCGAGAAGATCGTCGTCAACATGGGCGTCGGCGACGTGCTGCGTGAGCCGAAGGCGATGGACGGAGCGGTGGCCGACCTCATGGTCATCACCGGCCAGAAGCCGCTGATCATCAAGTCCCGCAAGGCGATCTCGAACTTCAAGCTCCGCGAGGGGATTAACATTGGGGCGAAGGTGACTCTCCGGGGCGCCAAGGCGTGGGAGTTCCTCGACCGGCTGATCTCGCTGGCGATCCCGCGTATCCGCGACTTCCGCGGTCTTCCCACCAAGGGCTTCGACGGACGGGGCAACTACACCTTCGGCGTTGTGGACCAGACGATCTTTCCCGAGATCGACTTCGACAAGATCATGAAAATCCGGGGCATGGACATCTCGATCGTCACCACCGCCACGGACAACGAGTCGGGTCGGGCCCTGCTCGATGCCTTCGGTTTCCCGTTCCGGAAAGTTCAGGGGTAA
- the rplX gene encoding 50S ribosomal protein L24: MARIRKGDRVHVTTGKDAGKTGNVIAVYPAANRVLVQGVNKVKRHEKVRPARGRQGQEGGIVVKEAPLNLSNVALICPTDGPVRSRIKIDPDGTKTRVCVKCETELG, from the coding sequence ATGGCCAGGATTCGCAAGGGAGACCGGGTGCACGTCACGACCGGTAAGGACGCAGGAAAGACCGGCAACGTCATTGCCGTCTACCCTGCTGCCAACCGCGTCCTGGTGCAGGGCGTCAACAAGGTGAAGCGGCACGAGAAGGTGCGCCCCGCCCGCGGCCGTCAGGGCCAGGAGGGTGGCATCGTCGTCAAGGAGGCGCCGCTGAACCTGTCGAACGTGGCGCTTATCTGCCCCACCGACGGGCCGGTCCGCAGCCGCATCAAGATCGATCCCGACGGGACCAAGACACGCGTGTGCGTCAAGTGTGAGACGGAGCTGGGCTGA
- the rpsH gene encoding 30S ribosomal protein S8: MTMTDPIADMLARIRNANTASHDTVDIPASKQKLAIVAIMKDEGYIEDYETIADPPGETIRVTLKYQHDRSKTIHGIKRISKPGLRVYTKAGKLPKVLGGLGVAIVSTSAGLMTGRKAAQKKLGGEVVAHIW; encoded by the coding sequence ATGACAATGACCGATCCAATTGCAGACATGCTGGCGAGGATTCGCAACGCCAACACGGCGTCCCACGACACCGTGGACATCCCCGCCTCGAAGCAGAAGCTCGCCATCGTGGCGATCATGAAGGACGAGGGGTACATCGAGGACTACGAGACCATCGCAGATCCTCCCGGCGAGACCATCCGGGTTACCCTCAAGTACCAGCACGATCGTTCGAAGACCATTCACGGCATCAAGCGGATCTCCAAGCCGGGCCTCAGGGTCTACACCAAGGCCGGCAAGCTCCCCAAGGTGCTCGGTGGCCTGGGAGTGGCAATCGTCTCCACCTCGGCCGGCCTCATGACCGGGCGCAAGGCGGCACAGAAGAAGCTGGGCGGCGAAGTCGTCGCACACATCTGGTAA
- the rpmC gene encoding 50S ribosomal protein L29, translating to MNVDALREMSSADLGERLDEVKEEFFNLRFQNATGQLENFAQIKQVKREIARINTLVHERELGIEIEPKPQKVAKAKPRKDKEKEGKEGKAKSKKAAKSDDDADGED from the coding sequence ATGAACGTAGACGCTTTGCGGGAGATGAGCTCGGCCGACCTCGGCGAGCGCCTGGACGAGGTGAAGGAGGAGTTCTTCAACCTTCGCTTCCAGAACGCCACCGGCCAGCTGGAGAACTTTGCCCAGATCAAGCAGGTCAAGCGCGAGATCGCTCGGATCAACACCTTGGTGCACGAGCGCGAGCTTGGGATCGAGATTGAGCCCAAGCCGCAGAAGGTTGCGAAGGCCAAGCCCCGCAAGGACAAGGAAAAAGAGGGCAAAGAGGGCAAGGCCAAGAGCAAGAAGGCCGCCAAGAGTGACGACGACGCAGATGGAGAAGATTGA
- a CDS encoding type Z 30S ribosomal protein S14, which translates to MAKKSLVVKASRPAKFKVRNYYRCRRCGRPRAYIRKFGMCRICVRDLAHRGELPGITKSSW; encoded by the coding sequence ATGGCTAAAAAATCTCTTGTGGTCAAGGCCTCACGGCCGGCCAAGTTCAAGGTGCGGAACTACTACCGCTGCCGCCGCTGCGGCCGGCCGCGGGCGTACATCCGCAAGTTCGGGATGTGCCGGATCTGCGTTCGAGACCTGGCGCACAGAGGCGAGCTTCCGGGCATCACGAAATCAAGTTGGTAG